One Clostridia bacterium DNA window includes the following coding sequences:
- the aspS gene encoding aspartate--tRNA(Asn) ligase produces MTRSRIADIKVGEINKVQGFVENIRDKKWMAFLVVRDISGKLQLTIEKEKHPDLAEVVKNLTIDSVITVEGPVVENSYVKLGGVEMLPDTMTIESVAAPLPIEDKSAIDLRLDYRWLDLRSERNTLIFKVQTLIAAKLREFLLQRDFVEIHTPKLIGAASESGADVFELTYFERKAYLAQSPQFYKQMAMAAGFERIFECGPVFRAEKSNTNKHATEFTGFDLEFSYIESYEDVMKMEEEMIAYVLGFVKEQYGDKIKELFGEEVVVPTLPFPRMKLADLYTELKARGLAEELCEKGDLCTEGERMCKSFTQDKFGHEFLFVTDFSPEKRAFYHMRNEEGIPQGYDLIWKGCEITTGAQREHRYEVLKRQADEKGLGEDVKFYLEFFKYGCPPHGGFGIGLDRMTMILLNIAIKEVEFLFRGPDRLTP; encoded by the coding sequence ATGACGAGAAGTAGAATTGCCGACATCAAAGTGGGCGAAATCAACAAAGTGCAAGGCTTCGTGGAGAATATTCGCGATAAAAAGTGGATGGCGTTTTTGGTCGTGCGGGATATCAGCGGCAAGTTGCAGTTGACCATCGAGAAGGAAAAACATCCCGATTTGGCCGAAGTCGTCAAGAATTTGACCATCGACTCGGTGATCACCGTGGAAGGCCCCGTGGTGGAGAATAGTTACGTCAAGTTGGGCGGCGTCGAAATGTTGCCCGACACCATGACCATCGAATCCGTGGCCGCCCCGCTGCCCATCGAGGACAAGAGCGCCATCGACCTGAGGTTGGACTACCGCTGGCTCGATCTGCGCAGCGAGCGCAACACCCTCATATTCAAGGTGCAAACCCTCATCGCAGCCAAATTGCGCGAATTCCTCCTGCAACGCGACTTCGTGGAGATCCACACGCCCAAACTCATCGGCGCGGCTTCCGAATCGGGCGCGGACGTCTTCGAGTTGACCTATTTCGAGCGCAAGGCGTATCTTGCCCAAAGTCCGCAGTTCTACAAGCAAATGGCGATGGCGGCCGGCTTCGAGCGCATCTTCGAGTGCGGCCCCGTGTTCCGCGCCGAGAAGAGCAACACCAACAAGCACGCCACCGAGTTTACGGGCTTCGACCTCGAGTTCAGCTATATCGAGAGCTACGAGGACGTGATGAAGATGGAAGAGGAAATGATCGCCTACGTGCTGGGCTTCGTCAAGGAGCAGTACGGCGACAAGATCAAGGAGTTGTTCGGCGAGGAAGTCGTCGTGCCCACCTTGCCCTTCCCCCGTATGAAATTGGCCGACCTGTATACCGAGCTCAAAGCGCGCGGCTTGGCCGAGGAATTGTGCGAAAAGGGCGACCTGTGCACCGAGGGCGAGCGTATGTGCAAGTCCTTCACGCAGGACAAGTTCGGGCATGAGTTTTTGTTCGTCACCGATTTCAGCCCCGAAAAACGCGCCTTCTACCATATGCGCAACGAAGAGGGTATTCCCCAAGGCTACGACCTCATCTGGAAAGGGTGCGAGATCACGACGGGCGCCCAGCGCGAACATCGCTACGAGGTGTTGAAACGCCAAGCCGACGAAAAGGGCTTGGGCGAGGACGTCAAGTTCTATCTGGAGTTCTTCAAGTACGGGTGCCCCCCGCACGGCGGCTTCGGCATCGGTCTCGACCGTATGACGATGATATTGCTCAATATCGCCATCAAGGAAGTAGAGTTCTTGTTCCGCGGCCCCGACCGTTTGACCCCGTGA
- a CDS encoding tRNA-dihydrouridine synthase family protein: MKIGRFTLVSDAVLGPMAGVSDLGFRTLARRYGAGLTYTEMVSVCGLMHRNAKTEVLTAVAPCETPSAIQLFGSDPDVFSKAARHPAVAKFDIIDVNMGCPVPKVVSRGEGSALMKDAPRAMDIVRALVESSGGKPVTVKIRAGWDRPIAPDFALRMQEAGALAVTVHGRTRQQQYTGTADWGIIRETVSAVTIPVVANGDVKSAEDYRRVKAETGAAGVMIARGAVGRTPIFAEIRGETPEVDLQADFNLQFDILRATYSDHVACMLIKPHLIAAVSGRAGAKELRLAVGTAKTVEDVAAVIAVL, translated from the coding sequence ATGAAGATCGGGCGGTTTACCCTGGTATCGGACGCCGTGCTCGGCCCCATGGCGGGGGTGAGCGATTTGGGCTTCCGCACCTTGGCGCGCCGCTACGGCGCGGGGCTTACCTATACCGAGATGGTGAGCGTGTGCGGATTGATGCACCGCAACGCCAAGACCGAAGTGCTGACCGCCGTTGCGCCCTGCGAAACGCCCTCGGCCATACAGTTGTTCGGCAGCGATCCCGACGTTTTTTCCAAGGCCGCCCGACATCCCGCCGTGGCCAAATTCGACATTATCGACGTCAATATGGGCTGTCCCGTGCCCAAGGTGGTGTCGCGCGGGGAAGGTAGCGCGTTGATGAAGGACGCGCCGCGGGCCATGGATATCGTGCGCGCGCTCGTCGAAAGCTCGGGCGGCAAACCCGTGACCGTCAAAATACGCGCGGGGTGGGATCGTCCGATCGCTCCCGACTTCGCCCTTCGTATGCAGGAGGCGGGCGCTTTGGCGGTCACCGTGCACGGGCGCACACGTCAACAGCAGTACACGGGCACGGCCGATTGGGGCATTATCCGCGAGACGGTATCCGCCGTAACTATTCCCGTCGTTGCCAACGGCGACGTCAAGTCGGCGGAGGACTATCGGCGCGTCAAGGCCGAAACGGGCGCGGCGGGCGTGATGATTGCGCGCGGCGCGGTGGGGCGCACCCCCATCTTCGCCGAAATACGCGGCGAGACGCCCGAGGTGGATTTGCAGGCGGATTTCAACCTGCAATTCGACATCCTCCGCGCCACCTATTCCGACCACGTGGCGTGTATGCTCATCAAGCCCCATCTTATCGCGGCGGTGAGCGGCAGAGCGGGTGCCAAAGAGTTGCGCCTGGCCGTCGGCACGGCCAAAACCGTAGAGGACGTGGCGGCCGTGATTGCCGTATTGTAG
- a CDS encoding glycoside hydrolase family 13 protein, with product MFRFNQHQNKSPFGAVRERTEVSFTFGVRQDVGETSVRLVMRKDAKSTVVAMDFAEQKDGYRYYVAQFTPPRWGLFYYRFEVQTYSGILFVGRDKMGNAVSGDFLPEWQLTVYSQDTSEERGRGDEIAYHIFVDRFAKADIPYDARLDALPERFNKAWDEDVDITGRNGEHYSANDFYGGNLKGIVSRLDYLQSLGVTLLFLSPIFLSVSNHRYDTADYMQIDPMVGTEEDFAELVREAKARGMRVMLDGVFNHTGSDSIYFNRDNHFPVVGAYQGEASPYYDWFTIYKNGKYDCWWGIENVPTINKNSRAARAYLFGDEGPVAHWSRYDVDWRLDVVDELPDFYLDELCRCIRQANPQSHIIGEVWEDASTKCSYGVQRHYFTDDQLDGVMNYVFLNAIKAYATKGNADDFAAAVMDVCENYPRHALDHSLTLLDSHDTVRILNELAQINTTGWTKQMQKDYRLSPQQRRLGMDRLMVAAVLQYTLPGTPSVYYGDEVGLTGFADPINRRPYPWDNPNEELRAFYTKLGEVRHQIAESLRGSVRFANREGVLVMLRGEGANEVAVVANASLRPHGLSLYDRCQDLLTGRVWEGNVFAHVNCVMILKPLR from the coding sequence ATGTTTCGCTTCAATCAACATCAAAATAAGTCGCCCTTCGGTGCCGTACGCGAACGAACGGAGGTAAGTTTTACTTTCGGCGTACGGCAAGACGTGGGCGAAACGTCCGTGCGGCTCGTCATGCGCAAGGACGCCAAATCGACCGTCGTGGCGATGGATTTCGCCGAGCAAAAGGACGGCTATCGCTATTACGTGGCACAATTTACACCACCACGTTGGGGGCTTTTCTACTACCGCTTCGAGGTGCAGACCTATTCGGGCATTCTCTTCGTCGGGCGGGACAAGATGGGCAACGCCGTGTCGGGCGACTTCTTGCCCGAGTGGCAGTTGACCGTCTATTCCCAAGATACGTCCGAGGAGAGAGGCCGCGGTGACGAAATCGCCTACCATATCTTCGTAGACCGCTTCGCCAAGGCGGACATTCCCTACGACGCGAGATTGGACGCGCTGCCCGAGCGCTTCAACAAAGCGTGGGACGAGGACGTGGACATCACGGGACGCAACGGCGAACACTACAGCGCCAACGACTTCTACGGCGGCAACCTCAAAGGCATCGTCTCTCGGTTGGACTATCTTCAAAGTCTGGGCGTCACCCTGCTCTTCCTCAGCCCCATCTTCCTGTCGGTCAGCAATCACCGCTACGATACGGCCGATTATATGCAAATCGACCCGATGGTGGGCACCGAAGAGGATTTCGCCGAATTGGTGCGCGAGGCCAAGGCGCGCGGTATGCGCGTTATGCTGGACGGCGTGTTCAATCACACGGGCTCGGACAGCATCTATTTCAACCGCGACAATCACTTCCCCGTGGTGGGCGCCTATCAGGGCGAAGCGTCCCCCTACTACGATTGGTTCACCATCTACAAAAACGGCAAGTACGACTGCTGGTGGGGCATCGAAAACGTGCCTACCATCAACAAGAACAGCCGCGCCGCCCGCGCCTATCTCTTCGGGGACGAAGGCCCCGTCGCGCATTGGTCGCGCTACGACGTGGATTGGCGGTTGGACGTCGTGGACGAGTTGCCCGATTTCTATCTGGACGAGTTGTGTCGGTGTATCCGCCAAGCCAACCCCCAAAGCCATATCATCGGCGAAGTGTGGGAGGACGCGTCCACCAAGTGTTCGTACGGCGTGCAACGCCATTACTTTACGGACGACCAACTCGACGGCGTAATGAACTACGTCTTTCTCAACGCCATCAAGGCCTACGCCACCAAGGGCAACGCGGACGACTTCGCCGCCGCGGTGATGGACGTGTGCGAGAATTATCCGCGCCACGCGCTGGATCACAGCCTCACGCTGTTGGATTCGCACGACACCGTGCGTATACTCAACGAGCTCGCCCAAATCAACACGACGGGCTGGACCAAACAAATGCAAAAGGACTACCGCCTTTCGCCCCAACAACGCCGCTTGGGCATGGACAGGCTGATGGTGGCGGCCGTGTTGCAATACACCCTGCCCGGCACCCCCTCCGTCTACTACGGCGACGAGGTGGGTTTGACGGGCTTCGCCGATCCCATCAACCGCCGCCCCTATCCGTGGGATAACCCCAACGAGGAGTTGCGCGCGTTCTACACCAAATTGGGCGAGGTGCGTCATCAAATCGCCGAGTCCCTCCGAGGCTCCGTTCGCTTCGCCAACCGCGAGGGCGTGCTGGTCATGCTGCGGGGCGAGGGCGCAAACGAGGTGGCCGTGGTGGCCAACGCCTCCCTGCGGCCGCACGGTCTCAGCCTCTACGACCGCTGTCAAGACCTCTTGACGGGGCGCGTGTGGGAAGGCAACGTCTTCGCGCACGTCAACTGCGTGATGATCCTCAAGCCCCTCCGTTAG
- a CDS encoding AAA family ATPase, which yields MKYIFVVEWDKDFVAAWAEKKVSLAEFAITYVKSNYKNKLILAVHNDCYCQWIAPRFSESEARRAQEAINNYLMRELSIAADSGVLKSYITPYGGVSAPAQRADEKPTAEAAPQTNDQAGQHPLTVKINRMAEDLIAAVEFKALIAEIAKMAPLTADGSLGEVFEHRHYVFSVDEGYDVKKYVDVLGDALHAAGLFKGETVTTETYRLPKVEDKRNSDPIESFLSDLDDYESTVLVLDIIEWMDAARTEDFRNVLKAIERQSECVVVFTIPYVEKDALNRVYEAINDVLNVRAVSFVPYSKEELQMAAARFLGNYSVEMTEEAWLVFHSMILKEKADGNFYGENTVKKVCREMLLAKTLANAEAGTDSKIIEADDLADVAPHEARQRSAEEMLNGLVGIDAVRKKLYEIVNQIEAARQLGDVDMPSVHMRFVGNPGTGKTTVARIMGRMLKERGLLRIGDLYEIHGRDLVGRYIGETSPKTASICRDAYGSVLFIDEAYSLCRSTEDSKDFGREALDTLIAQMENHRTDFVVIMAGYTDDIANMMKANAGLENRMPYLVEFPNYSQDELYQIYALMVKRYGKYEEDLLSEAEAFFKALPDDYIKDKSFGNGRYVRNLFERTRAKAITRRQLEGAEALILKREDFLAASADNEFRSTKPADSRRKVGFN from the coding sequence ATGAAATACATTTTCGTCGTCGAATGGGACAAGGATTTTGTGGCTGCTTGGGCCGAAAAGAAGGTGTCTTTGGCCGAGTTCGCCATCACCTACGTCAAGTCCAACTACAAAAACAAATTGATTTTGGCGGTACATAACGATTGCTATTGCCAATGGATCGCCCCTCGTTTTTCGGAGAGCGAAGCGAGAAGAGCGCAAGAAGCCATCAACAATTATTTGATGCGGGAGTTGTCCATCGCCGCCGATTCGGGCGTGCTGAAGAGTTATATCACGCCCTACGGCGGCGTGAGCGCGCCCGCGCAACGAGCGGACGAAAAGCCGACGGCAGAGGCCGCGCCTCAAACGAATGACCAAGCGGGACAACACCCCTTGACCGTCAAGATCAACCGCATGGCCGAAGACCTCATCGCCGCCGTCGAGTTCAAGGCGCTCATCGCCGAGATCGCCAAGATGGCGCCCTTGACGGCGGACGGTTCGCTCGGCGAAGTGTTCGAGCATCGCCATTACGTATTTTCGGTAGACGAGGGCTACGACGTCAAGAAGTACGTGGACGTATTGGGCGACGCGTTGCACGCGGCGGGGCTTTTCAAGGGCGAAACCGTGACGACCGAGACCTATCGCCTGCCCAAGGTGGAAGACAAGCGCAATAGCGATCCCATCGAGAGTTTTTTGAGCGACCTCGACGATTACGAGAGCACTGTATTGGTGCTGGACATCATCGAATGGATGGACGCCGCGCGCACCGAGGATTTCCGCAACGTGCTGAAGGCCATCGAACGCCAAAGCGAATGCGTGGTCGTGTTCACCATTCCCTACGTGGAGAAAGACGCGCTCAACCGCGTGTACGAGGCCATCAACGACGTTCTCAACGTCCGTGCCGTGTCCTTCGTGCCCTATTCCAAAGAGGAGTTGCAAATGGCGGCCGCCCGGTTTTTGGGCAACTACTCGGTGGAGATGACCGAGGAAGCCTGGCTCGTGTTCCACTCCATGATACTCAAAGAGAAAGCGGACGGCAATTTCTACGGCGAAAACACCGTCAAGAAAGTGTGCCGCGAGATGCTGTTGGCCAAGACGTTGGCCAACGCGGAGGCGGGTACGGACAGCAAAATCATCGAGGCCGACGACCTCGCCGACGTAGCGCCGCATGAGGCGCGCCAACGCTCGGCTGAGGAGATGCTGAACGGCTTGGTGGGCATCGACGCCGTGCGCAAAAAACTCTACGAGATCGTCAACCAGATCGAGGCGGCCAGACAGTTGGGCGACGTGGATATGCCCAGCGTGCATATGCGCTTCGTGGGCAACCCCGGCACGGGCAAGACGACCGTGGCGCGTATCATGGGGCGTATGCTCAAAGAGCGCGGCTTATTGCGCATCGGCGATTTGTACGAGATCCACGGCCGCGACTTGGTGGGGCGTTATATCGGCGAGACTTCGCCCAAGACCGCGTCCATCTGCCGCGACGCTTACGGCTCGGTGCTGTTCATCGACGAGGCCTATTCTTTGTGCCGTTCCACCGAGGACTCCAAGGATTTCGGCCGCGAAGCGTTGGACACCCTGATAGCCCAAATGGAGAATCACCGCACCGATTTCGTGGTGATTATGGCGGGCTACACGGACGATATCGCCAATATGATGAAGGCCAACGCCGGTTTGGAGAACCGTATGCCCTATTTGGTGGAGTTTCCCAACTACAGCCAAGACGAGTTGTATCAAATCTACGCGTTGATGGTCAAGCGCTACGGCAAGTACGAAGAGGATCTGCTATCCGAGGCCGAGGCGTTCTTCAAGGCGTTGCCCGACGACTATATCAAGGACAAATCCTTCGGCAACGGCCGTTACGTGCGCAACCTCTTCGAGCGCACGCGCGCCAAAGCCATTACCCGCCGCCAACTCGAGGGCGCGGAGGCGTTGATTTTGAAGCGCGAGGACTTTTTGGCGGCTTCCGCCGACAACGAGTTCCGCTCGACCAAACCTGCCGACAGTCGGCGCAAGGTCGGTTTCAACTGA
- the mazG gene encoding nucleoside triphosphate pyrophosphohydrolase, which produces MITIIGMGICQEDVTLRGRDAVLNAKRVFVRTEDTECAKTLRKLGVSYVACDDLYREAEDFDGLQRALVERLLAAGDCAYCVDGDGTEDGIARALAPQCAVSVIAGVSHASSALAVAGVANERVHSLSALTLTREPVFLAPSATLVVTELDDRFLAGEVKLRLLDTYGDVGGFFVTKDKCIPLPVSELDRQKGYGALCAYVLPSIDFLSKQRFNFEDVVYLLMRLRAPDGCEWDKAQTHGSMRDCCIEEAYELVEAIDLDDVDKMVEETGDVLLQAVFHASIAQDLGEFSIADMLSALVSKLIMRHPHVFGDVVATNQEEALAAWDKAKSKEKHQDTYTQKLKDVAPMPALMRCKKIQKIAAKAHYDFASAEDAATKIDEELRELFAATNEDERAMEGGDLLFAAVNVLRLLHVEPELALIASTRKFVDRFAAVEAALAAEGKRVDQVSADELWQVYDRVKETIR; this is translated from the coding sequence ATGATAACGATAATAGGCATGGGCATTTGTCAAGAGGACGTCACCCTGCGGGGCAGAGACGCCGTACTCAACGCGAAGCGCGTCTTCGTGCGGACGGAAGACACCGAGTGCGCGAAGACCTTGCGCAAGCTGGGCGTGTCGTACGTCGCCTGCGACGACTTGTATCGTGAGGCAGAGGATTTCGACGGCTTGCAGCGGGCGCTCGTCGAGCGGCTTTTGGCGGCGGGCGACTGCGCGTATTGCGTGGACGGAGACGGCACCGAGGACGGCATCGCACGCGCTTTGGCCCCCCAATGCGCGGTGTCCGTCATAGCGGGCGTATCGCACGCGTCCTCGGCTTTGGCCGTTGCGGGCGTCGCCAATGAGCGCGTACATAGCCTTTCAGCCTTGACGCTGACGCGCGAGCCCGTGTTTCTCGCGCCGTCCGCCACCCTCGTCGTCACCGAGTTGGACGACCGCTTTTTGGCGGGCGAAGTCAAGTTGCGTTTGCTCGATACGTACGGGGACGTAGGGGGCTTTTTCGTGACAAAAGACAAATGTATCCCCCTTCCCGTCAGCGAATTGGACAGACAAAAAGGATACGGCGCGTTGTGCGCGTACGTCTTGCCGAGCATAGATTTTCTATCCAAACAACGCTTCAATTTCGAGGACGTGGTCTATCTGCTTATGCGGTTGCGTGCGCCCGACGGATGCGAGTGGGACAAGGCGCAGACGCACGGCAGTATGCGCGACTGTTGCATCGAAGAGGCCTACGAATTGGTGGAGGCCATCGACCTCGACGACGTGGACAAGATGGTGGAGGAGACGGGCGACGTACTGTTGCAGGCGGTTTTCCACGCCTCTATCGCCCAAGACCTCGGCGAATTTTCGATCGCCGATATGCTCTCGGCGTTGGTGTCCAAGTTGATCATGCGCCACCCGCACGTGTTCGGCGACGTGGTGGCCACCAACCAAGAGGAAGCGCTGGCGGCCTGGGATAAGGCCAAGAGCAAGGAGAAGCATCAGGATACCTACACCCAAAAACTCAAAGACGTGGCCCCCATGCCCGCCTTGATGCGGTGCAAAAAAATACAAAAAATCGCCGCCAAGGCGCATTACGATTTCGCTTCGGCGGAAGACGCGGCGACCAAAATCGACGAAGAACTCCGCGAGCTGTTTGCCGCGACCAACGAGGACGAGCGGGCTATGGAAGGCGGCGACTTGCTGTTTGCCGCCGTCAACGTGCTGCGCCTTCTGCACGTCGAGCCCGAGTTGGCGCTCATTGCGTCCACCCGCAAGTTCGTAGATCGTTTCGCGGCGGTAGAGGCGGCGTTGGCCGCCGAAGGCAAGCGCGTCGACCAAGTGTCGGCGGACGAGTTGTGGCAGGTCTACGACCGCGTCAAGGAGACGATTCGATGA
- a CDS encoding DUF1858 domain-containing protein gives MTKITPDTMILDAVQVGNGEAVAAVLMDIGMHCLHCAFAHGETVAEAAMVHGVEPEELCRRLNEAAQS, from the coding sequence ATGACCAAAATTACACCGGATACGATGATATTGGACGCCGTGCAAGTCGGCAACGGCGAGGCCGTCGCGGCCGTCTTGATGGACATCGGCATGCATTGTTTGCATTGTGCTTTCGCGCATGGCGAAACGGTAGCCGAGGCGGCTATGGTGCACGGGGTAGAGCCCGAGGAGTTGTGCCGCCGTCTCAACGAGGCCGCTCAATCCTAA
- a CDS encoding membrane dipeptidase, whose amino-acid sequence MIYADLHCDTLTEYADLRENDGQVSFPKLHAAGCRTMCFAAFVRMEKGDLFATAMAYADKLRREIARNADIADRVLCASDMRRAAAHGKVGAMLTVEEGAVVEGDIANVRRLHRAGVRMMTLTWNYANALGRPNATMDEYAARGERALYDVSDAPLTEFGRAVLAEMNAAGVLADVSHLSDGGFWDVVRLSTKPVVASHSNARAVRGVGRNLTDAQIAALSAKGGVMGLNLCPDFLCAKDADVLEWAVRHAVHIWQTGGEDVLAFGADFDGTKTRAPLADCTNTPLLYGALCDQMPPRVVDKMMWGNFLRVLEDACG is encoded by the coding sequence ATGATATACGCCGATTTACATTGCGATACGCTCACCGAATACGCCGATCTACGCGAAAACGACGGGCAGGTTTCTTTCCCAAAACTGCACGCGGCGGGTTGCCGCACCATGTGTTTCGCCGCGTTCGTTCGCATGGAAAAGGGGGATTTGTTCGCCACCGCTATGGCCTACGCGGATAAGTTGCGCCGCGAGATAGCGCGCAACGCGGATATCGCCGACCGAGTCTTGTGCGCCTCGGATATGCGGCGGGCGGCCGCCCATGGCAAGGTGGGCGCCATGCTTACCGTAGAGGAGGGCGCCGTGGTCGAAGGAGATATCGCCAACGTGCGCCGATTGCATCGTGCGGGCGTGCGCATGATGACGCTCACTTGGAATTATGCCAACGCACTGGGGCGTCCCAACGCCACGATGGACGAATATGCGGCACGTGGTGAGCGCGCTTTGTACGACGTGAGCGACGCGCCCTTGACCGAGTTCGGACGCGCGGTTTTGGCCGAGATGAACGCGGCGGGCGTGCTGGCGGACGTATCCCATCTTTCGGACGGCGGCTTTTGGGACGTCGTGCGCTTGTCGACGAAACCCGTGGTGGCTTCGCACAGCAACGCACGCGCCGTGCGGGGCGTGGGGCGCAACCTGACGGACGCGCAAATCGCGGCTCTTTCGGCCAAGGGGGGCGTGATGGGGCTTAATCTTTGTCCCGATTTTTTGTGCGCAAAGGACGCTGACGTGCTCGAATGGGCGGTGCGGCACGCGGTGCATATCTGGCAAACGGGCGGCGAGGACGTGCTGGCATTCGGCGCGGATTTCGACGGCACCAAAACGCGCGCGCCTCTTGCGGATTGCACGAATACTCCCCTACTGTATGGGGCTTTGTGCGACCAAATGCCCCCGCGCGTGGTCGACAAAATGATGTGGGGCAACTTTTTGCGGGTGCTCGAAGACGCGTGCGGTTGA